The following proteins come from a genomic window of Microbacterium sp. SY138:
- a CDS encoding glycerate kinase, producing the protein MSIHTPQRILVAPSGFKESLSAEAVAQAIAAGVRRVIPGVQVDEYPVPDGGEGTAAALAAATGGELIPARVTGPVGDPVDAHWARLGGHAIGTAMVEMASAAGLRLVPRDRRDPGETTTRGVGELIASALDAGAERIVVGCGDSGTSDGGAGALEALGVRILDRDGVPITAGGRHLRDAVRLDLAGLHPRIGEVEIVLACNIHNVLCGPRGVARVFGPQKGATSEQVEELADALDVWAGLLEEQSPFGAAMDVRTGGGTGASGGLGAGLAAVLGARLAPRFEVLLDSGLLPEPLDELMAVADLVITAEGAIDFQTPRGKVPAEIAMRARVAGVPVLGITGSLGVGAPTVHDIGIDAIASIITVPMPLEQAVEHGEALLRDAAERSMRMVLLGSAMSARAA; encoded by the coding sequence ATGTCGATCCACACCCCGCAGCGCATCCTGGTCGCACCCAGTGGCTTCAAGGAGAGCCTGAGCGCCGAGGCCGTGGCCCAGGCGATCGCCGCCGGCGTTCGTCGGGTCATCCCCGGCGTGCAGGTGGACGAGTACCCGGTGCCGGACGGCGGAGAGGGCACGGCCGCCGCGCTCGCCGCGGCGACCGGAGGCGAGCTCATCCCGGCACGGGTGACGGGCCCCGTCGGCGACCCGGTGGACGCGCATTGGGCGCGGCTCGGTGGGCACGCCATCGGGACCGCCATGGTCGAGATGGCCTCGGCAGCGGGTCTGCGGCTCGTGCCGCGCGATCGCCGCGACCCGGGGGAGACGACGACGCGTGGCGTGGGCGAGCTGATCGCCTCTGCGCTGGACGCCGGTGCGGAGCGGATCGTGGTCGGCTGCGGCGACTCCGGCACGAGCGACGGCGGTGCCGGAGCGCTCGAAGCGCTCGGCGTGCGCATCCTCGACCGCGACGGTGTGCCGATCACCGCGGGCGGGCGGCATCTCCGCGATGCGGTGCGCCTCGATCTCGCGGGTCTTCATCCCCGCATCGGCGAGGTCGAGATCGTGCTCGCCTGCAACATCCACAACGTCCTGTGCGGACCGCGCGGCGTGGCCAGGGTGTTCGGTCCGCAGAAGGGAGCGACGTCCGAGCAGGTCGAGGAGCTCGCGGACGCCCTCGACGTCTGGGCCGGTCTGCTTGAGGAGCAGAGCCCGTTCGGAGCGGCGATGGATGTGCGCACCGGCGGCGGCACCGGCGCCTCTGGCGGGCTCGGGGCGGGTCTCGCCGCCGTGCTCGGTGCGCGTCTCGCCCCGCGTTTCGAGGTGCTCCTCGACAGCGGGCTGCTGCCCGAGCCCCTCGATGAGCTGATGGCGGTGGCCGATCTCGTCATCACCGCCGAAGGGGCGATCGACTTCCAGACGCCTCGGGGCAAGGTGCCGGCCGAGATCGCGATGCGCGCCCGAGTCGCCGGCGTCCCGGTGCTCGGCATCACCGGATCGCTGGGTGTCGGCGCGCCGACCGTGCATGACATCGGCATCGACGCGATCGCCTCGATCATCACCGTGCCGATGCCCCTCGAACAGGCGGTGGAACACGGCGAGGCACTGCTGCGCGACGCCGCGGAGCGCAGCATGAGGATGGTGCTGCTCGGATCGGCGATGTCCGCGCGTGCGGCCTGA